CTACTGTTGTAATGCCACTAGTACCAGGGTATAGCTATCCGACTGAAGATCTTCAACCTCTACTAGACTTGCTCAAAGATTGGGGATTGGAATGCGTTTATCAAACATTGCTTGGTTAGTTAGTTCATAATCAATAGAgtcattgtttattataaattatattatttttgacaatatacTGTAAAATCTTTTTTAGCTGAATTAATAGATCTGAAAGTGATGAAATTGTTAAAAGATGATGATTGTAaagaattattgaataaatttccATTAGGAATTCGAGTTAAGTTCAttaataatttggaaaattggaaaaaatgtttacctcAAAATGGAAATATGACTACTACAATTCCATATAATACTCCTACCACAAAAACTATTCAGCAACAAAAATCTTTAGTTCATGATATTGATTTGGGTGTTATATTGAACGCATCAACTACTGGTGGAATGatattggaatattataaaactaacaataggtttaatgataatattagatCATTATTAGTAGATGCCATCATTAGTTACATCATTACCAAAAAAATGACGATGTCGGTCAACCTTGCTGATTTTATTGGTGATCAAATAATTTCTATGTTTCCATCAGAAGTAAAAGTAAGTTATAGGAGTAATatgtaattacataatttttactaataataattgtttaaaaattaatcttaggatacatattttatgaagtacGAATCAAACAAGAATCCAAAAGGAAAACTTTACTCGAAGTTTTATAATTCTATGaggtttttaaaatcaactggtCTTGTTacatcaaatgtaaaaaatgttgataagcCTATTAGTCGCAAACATTGTATAGATTTTGGTAAGATATTTTTCACtcactacctaatacctatgatGTGTTTTTACTTATTGCATTTGTGATATGCATCAGAACCAGAAAAAGACATCAATTACATAGTggatcaaattaaaaatgacaaaaattgtaCATTTCCGGAAGTTGAACGTAATTGGAAGGCAACAACAAAGTTTAGGTTAAACGAAATTCAAAAAGCAACTTCAACAAGTGACATAATTAGTGACtggaatagttttaaattacctCTTGGATACCGacttgtaagtacctatatctttTGTGTTAAACACAGTTAAcgttaacttttattaaaaaatgtatttataaaaaaaaaagttaaaaataatcaagGCTAGGaaagttaatgatattttttgacTCAGTTAAGTTAggtattttttctttcaattaaattaaaagcgAAGTTAATAGACATTTTAGTACATcgattaagtttaaattaagtaaacaaATACTATTAacttaaggggattggtggcggtgatttcctgtctttgtctaacacacgtgcaaCATAGGATTATAGGCGTGTTCTATTTCAAACGTACCGATTAATCTAGTGAAACGATAAGggttctgaaaacagatttgaaattttcatcaagTCTGCAAGAGATTGGTCAgtctacatttttgattttttgatttaaacttctccaaataatgaaattattcaaattcaaatctgtttt
Above is a genomic segment from Acyrthosiphon pisum isolate AL4f unplaced genomic scaffold, pea_aphid_22Mar2018_4r6ur Scaffold_20997;HRSCAF=22736, whole genome shotgun sequence containing:
- the LOC107885320 gene encoding uncharacterized protein LOC107885320, which encodes MPLVPGYSYPTEDLQPLLDLLKDWGLECVYQTLLAELIDLKVMKLLKDDDCKELLNKFPLGIRVKFINNLENWKKCLPQNGNMTTTIPYNTPTTKTIQQQKSLVHDIDLGVILNASTTGGMILEYYKTNNRFNDNIRSLLVDAIISYIITKKMTMSVNLADFIGDQIISMFPSEVKDTYFMKYESNKNPKGKLYSKFYNSMRFLKSTGLVTSNVKNVDKPISRKHCIDFEPEKDINYIVDQIKNDKNCTFPEVERNWKATTKFRLNEIQKATSTSDIISDWNSFKLPLGYRLVDIDFKTLYPDCQDLMTTFEEKSKQIMNLIDEKIKDSSSRKLLESIKDTPDISQNETNTVMFYLLHAIFVPTSKKVTRDHNGKINQVKHSIKDSQNSFMIFKNFVGSPTHPKETIVFFDSIKYKVFSIINAIDVLMFQIDSFV